The following is a genomic window from Pseudomonas parafulva.
ACAGCCCACAAATCAGGTGCTGTCAAGAACGCGTCGACCGTCCACAGTAGCGGCAGTTCATGGGTTTCGACGTATCCCGGAATCGGGTTGCTGCTGGCGAACGCGTCCAGGCATGCCAGTTCTTCCGGCCCCAGGTTTGAGTGCAACTGCGAAGTTGGGCTGGTGAAGAGATAGAATTCGAAACCCAGAAGATGAACGAGCTTGGGCATGCCCTCCAGCAATGGCCGAAGATTGCCCGCGCTTGCCCAGCGCGCCGCAGCTGTCTCTAACATCATGCCTCCCTGCTGGATAATTCCGTTAGTTTCACACTCTGCACAGCGTGGATACGTCAAACGTTGCTAGCCTGCCGTATTTACGGTGTGAATGTATAGTCATTGATGATTGGCGGTCATCAAAAGCGTGATCCTGTATACGCGTAGGCTGGCTAAACCGTTGTAGCCCTACGTCGTTCGCCGATCGATAGTTCCGAATCATTTTGTAGAGGAGGCAGCATGAAGCAACTGTTGCTGATTGGCATAGGCCCCGGCGATCCTCGTCAGATCACGTTCGAGGCGGTCGATGCGATGCGGCGTGCGACTGTCTTTTTCATGATTGAGAAGGGCGGCGACAAGGAAGAGTTGGCGCGAATGCGCAAGGACGTTCTGGCGCGTTACCTTCCACATGACGGCTATCGAATCGTGCGTGTGACGGACCCGTGTCGAGACGGCAGTGCGCAAGATTACATCGGCGGAGTGCAGGATTGGCACCGGGCACGGGCGAATTTGTATCGCCAAGTGATTGAGCATGAACTCCACGAAGGCGATATTGGGGCGTTCCTGCTGTGGGGAGAACCTACGCTGTATGACAGTACCCTACGCGTCTTGGATCTGGTGCGCGAGCAGGGGATGGCGCTGAAGCTGGAGGTGATTCCCGGTATCAGCAGTGTGCAGGCGCTCGCCGCACGTCATTGCTTGACGCTCAATCGCATCGGAGAGCCGTTGACGGTACTGCCGGCCCGCCGTTTGGCCGAGCTGGAGACACTCGATAATGTGGTAGTCATGCTTGATGGCCACGCCACTTTCGCCGAACTGAGTGACCCAAATCTGACGATCTATTGGGGGGCATATCTGGGAACGGCGGACGAGATTCTGGTGTCTGGGCCGCTCATGGAAGTGAAAGCGCAGATCGTTGCGCTACGGTTGGAGGCGCGAAGGCGCAAAGGCTGGATCATGGATACCTACCTATTGCGCCGTGAGGGGTGAAGCTGAGTACCGGTCGAGGGGGCTCAGGGCGTACCGAGAATGCTGACCACTTTGTCGCGTAATTGGTCGATACTGAATGGCTTGCCGATCAAGTGCATGCCCTCCGGAACGTCCACGGTTTCCGCATAACCGCTGGCGAACAGAACCGGCAGCGAGGGCCGGATCTCGCGTGCTAGGCAGGCCAATTCATCGCCACGCATATCGGGTAAACCGACGTCCGTCATCATTAACGCCAGCGGCTGGGTTTTGTCCTTGAGGATCGCCAAGGCTTTGGTGGCATTTTCCGCCTCGACCGCCTTATAGCCCAGTTCGTCGAGCACATCGACCATCAGCATACGAACGATGTCGTCGTCTTCGACTACCAGAAGGTGCATGTATTGAATCCTGTTGCAGGGAGAGGTAGTAACTCTGTGTCTGTTACCAGCACAGAAGTTCCCTCAGAATAGCGGGCCTTGCAATTGGATGGAACGATTCTATGGGGTTGCCTTCAAATACTGGCTAAATGCCCCGATCCAGTAGCGCTCACAGTGCTTAATGACCGTGGCAGCACTGGATGCAAAGGTCAGCGACGGCCGCCGTGCTAGTAGTGTCGTCCACCTACTCTTCAATGGATTCTTCGTTCGGGCGTTATCAGATGATTCAAGCAGCCTCCATGGATCAACGCAGCTTCCGCAGACTGCTGAGCCGCAATATCGGCCTGCCGTTAGGTGTCGGGCTGCTGGGCGCCGTGGCCTTCGTCGCGGTAATCAACTACCTGCTATCGGCCATGCAGTGGGTGGAGCACACCGACCGGGTGATCGGTAATGCCAATGAAACGGTCAAGCTCTCGATCGACATGGAAACCGGCATGCGCGGCTTCCTGATTACGGGTGACGAGCGTTTTCTCGATCCCTACGAGGTGGCCAAGCCGCAGATTTTCGGCAGCCTGGAGAATCTGCGCGAAATGGTCGGTGACAATCTCCCGCAGGTCGATCGCATCAATCGTCTGACGGGCCTGCAACGCGCTTGGAACGATTTCGGCAGCGAACTGATCACCCTGCGCCGCCAGAGCGGTGACTTCCAGGGTGCGATCGGTGGCGGTCGCGGCAAGCGCATCACTGACCAGATCCGCAAGGAATTCGAGGACTTCATCGCAACCGAGCAGCAACTGCGCCAGACCCGTACCGAGCAGGTCAGCACCGTCACAGTTACGGCCATTACCGCGTTCGTGCTGTTCATCGTCGGCCTCAGCGGGTTGCTGGCCTATCTCGGGCGCCGCGATCTGCTGGCGCTGTCCGACAGCTATGTCGGCAACCTCAAGGCTCAACAGCGTGCCGCCGAGCGTTTGGAGCACCAGGCGTGGCTACGTAACGGGCAACAGCAATTGTCGCAGCAAGTACTGGGTCAGCTGACGCTGACGGCTCTGGGCGACAACGTCTTGCGCTTCTTCGCCAGCTACCTGGGCAGCGTGGTGGGCGCACTCTACGTGCGCGATGCCCATGGCCAATTGGTGCGCGTCGCTACCTACGGCCTGGATGCTGAGCAACAGAAACGTAGCCAGACCCTGGGAGAGCACGAAGGCCTTCTGGCGCAGAGCGTGCGTGAGCGGCGACTGATCCGGCTGGACGATCTGCCCGCGGACTACTATCGCCTGAGTTCCGGCCTGGGCAGCGGCTTGCCGCGCAGTGCTTTGTTGATTCCTTCGAGCGATGAAGGTGAGGTCAATGGCGTGCTTGAGTTGGGCTTCCTGCGCCCGTTGCTGGACCGCGATGGCGAATTGCTCGAGCGCATTGCCGATAACTTGGGCATGTCCATCGAGAGCGCGCGCTATCGTCAGCGACTGCAAGAGGTACTTGCCGAGACGCAGCAGTTGAACGAAGAGTTGCAGGTCCAGCAAGAGGAGCTCAAGACCGCCAACGAAGAGCTCGAGGAGCAGTCTCGTGTGCTCAAGGAATCCCAGGCCTATCTGGAGACCCAGCAGGCCGAACTAGAACAGACCAACGAGCAACTGGCCGAGCGCACGGTGGCCCTGGACCGCAAGAACAGCGAACTCAACAGTGCCCAGCAGGAACTGCAGGCCCGCGCCGAGGACCTGCAGCGTTCGAGCCGCTACAAGTCTGAGTTCCTCGCCAACATGTCTCATGAGCTGCGTACGCCGCTCAATAGCTCGCTGATCCTGGCCAAGTTGCTGGCCGAGAACGGCGAAGGCAATCTTACCCAGGAGCAGATCAAATTCGCCGAGTCCATCTACTCGGCCGGCAACGATCTGCTCAACCTCATCAACGACATCCTCGATATCGCCAAGGTCGAGGCAGGCAAGCTTGAGGTGCGACCGGAGACCACCCAGGTGGTGCGCCTGGTCGAAGGCTTGCGCGGCATGTTCCAGCCGCTGGCCGACGACAAGCAACTGGGCTTCGAGGTGTCGCTCGAGTCGCAGGTGCCGAGCACGCTGTTCACCGACCGCCAGCGCCTGGAGCAGATTCTCAAGAACCTGTTGTCCAATGCCATCAAGTTCACCGATCGAGGTCAGGTCAGCCTGAGCATCAGCCATCGGCCTGACACGGGTATCGTTTTCACCGTACGTGACAGCGGGATCGGCATCCCCGCCGATCAGCAGGAGGCCATCTTCGGTGCCTTCCACCAAGTCGATGGCACCAGCAATCGTCGCTTTGGCGGTACCGGCCTGGGGCTATCGATCTCGCGAGACCTGGCACACCTGTTGGGTGGGCAGATCACGGTGCAGAGCAGTGACGGTCAGGGCAGCATCTTCAGTCTGACCATTCCTGAGCGCTATGAGTCGGCGGATGAGCAGGGAGAGGTTCAGAGCTCTCGACCGACACTCGATCGCCTGCCACCCATCGTGCGGGCCACGCCGGTGTCTCAGCCTACAGTGATGACTCCGAGTTTCGCCGATGACCGTGCACAGGCGCCGTTCACGGGTCGCTGCATCCTGGTGATCGAGGACGAGCCCAATTTTGCCCGTATTCTTTACGATCTGGCTCACGAGCTGGGCTACAACTGTCTGGTCGCCCATGCTGCCGACGACGGTTTCGCCCTGGCCGCCCAGTACTTGCCCGATGCCGTGCTGTTGGACATGCGTCTGCCCGACCACTCCGGATTGACCGTGCTGCAGCGTCTTAAAGAGCAGGCCAGTACCCGTCACATCCCTGTG
Proteins encoded in this region:
- the cobF gene encoding precorrin-6A synthase (deacetylating) codes for the protein MKQLLLIGIGPGDPRQITFEAVDAMRRATVFFMIEKGGDKEELARMRKDVLARYLPHDGYRIVRVTDPCRDGSAQDYIGGVQDWHRARANLYRQVIEHELHEGDIGAFLLWGEPTLYDSTLRVLDLVREQGMALKLEVIPGISSVQALAARHCLTLNRIGEPLTVLPARRLAELETLDNVVVMLDGHATFAELSDPNLTIYWGAYLGTADEILVSGPLMEVKAQIVALRLEARRRKGWIMDTYLLRREG
- a CDS encoding response regulator, with the translated sequence MHLLVVEDDDIVRMLMVDVLDELGYKAVEAENATKALAILKDKTQPLALMMTDVGLPDMRGDELACLAREIRPSLPVLFASGYAETVDVPEGMHLIGKPFSIDQLRDKVVSILGTP